One Brassica napus cultivar Da-Ae chromosome C4, Da-Ae, whole genome shotgun sequence genomic region harbors:
- the LOC106390796 gene encoding uncharacterized protein LOC106390796, producing MSLFLSRLRLEVRRSSSVSLLLSKGFSTSLRQTPPCSIMGAFPREDGGLRRLAVAYAHKPSVTQLDKVIPLGLGLVFNCYDDDDEDDEKTLTIGASHGWVATLKKDGILRLQDDFNPVASDANPKRIPLPPLVTLPHCQTNIITNVSMSSSSPEDDEDCVVAVKFLGPQLSFCKPAAGQSRPEWTNIKIENPCFFSSRVMYSEKDNMFRIPGSGGHLIGSWDPCNPSDDPKLHKVEFQNLPKLPMATRELMDSCFTSEHLVESRPTGETFLVKQYKKTAKNKEGVDIMKTEFLMVFKLDDEGNAVCIQRMGDLNMFLSMSEPFCVLASSFPGMLSSTVHIYDYDDMGYVYLDDFPFHIYSVSGPHLVPYQIPPQDIIEN from the coding sequence ATGTCTTTGTTTCTCAGCCGTCTCCGCCTTGAGGTGAGAAGATCCTCCTCTGTTTCCCTTCTTCTCTCTAAGGGCTTCTCAACTTCCTTGCGGCAAACCCCTCCTTGTTCCATCATGGGCGCTTTTCCTCGTGAAGACGGCGGTCTAAGAAGACTCGCAGTTGCCTATGCTCATAAACCTTCCGTGACTCAACTGGACAAGGTGATACCTTTGGGGTTGGGGTTGGTGTTTAACTGTTATGATGATGACGACGAGGATGATGAAAAAACCCTAACGATAGGGGCATCTCATGGGTGGGTAGCTACTCTGAAGAAAGATGGAATCCTGCGTCTACAAGACGATTTTAACCCTGTGGCATCGGATGCAAATCCGAAACGTATCCCTCTGCCTCCTCTTGTGACTCTTCCTCATTGCCAAACCAATATCATCACCAACGTGTCAATGTCATCATCTTCTCCAGAGGATGATGAGGACTGTGTCGTGGCTGTCAAGTTCTTAGGACCTCAGCTCAGCTTTTGCAAACCAGCAGCTGGTCAGAGTAGACCGGAGTGGACAAACATTAAGATCGAAAACCCTTGCTTCTTCTCCTCCCGTGTCATGTATTCCGAGAAAGACAACATGTTTCGCATTCCCGGATCTGGAGGACACCTCATCGGGTCATGGGACCCTTGCAATCCCAGCGATGACCCCAAGCTGCACAAAGTAGAGTTCCAAAACCTTCCTAAGCTTCCCATGGCCACACGTGAGCTTATGGATTCGTGCTTCACGAGCGAGCACTTGGTTGAGTCAAGACCCACCGGTGAGACTTTTTTGGTTAAGCAGTACAAGAAGACAGCCAAGAACAAGGAAGGTGTTGACATAATGAAAACAGAATTTTTAATGGTGTTCAAGCTAGACGATGAAGGAAACGCTGTCTGCATTCAACGCATGGGAGATCTCAACATGTTCCTCTCAATGTCTGAACCTTTCTGTGTCCTTGCTTCTTCCTTTCCTGGCATGCTCTCTAGCACCGTTCACATCTATGATTATGATGATATGGGATATGTGTATCTGGATGACTTCCCCTTCCACATCTATAGTGTAAGTGGTCCACATCTTGTCCCTTATCAGATTCCACCTCAAGATATCATCGAAAACTAG